In Rhodovulum sulfidophilum DSM 1374, the following are encoded in one genomic region:
- a CDS encoding tyrosine-type recombinase/integrase: MLDDIRGRYGSGLVRDLRPHHIRADLEGRPPHPANNRLKCWRGLCRWWQEAGLAEEDAASPVRTRRVLPTEGHLPWSRDDIAKFRARWPHATSQRLAFELLFWTGARMSDAVRLGPGMVDADGWLSYRQSKTGGKVDVPFTAAAPEWAEPSDRVHLFSALREQADRHAVWMVTAQGRPRSIKAASQWFSAAARAAGITGGRSAHGLRKTRAQIMAERGATPDQRAAWLGHESLSEVQHYSRGADRRRMLAGTDPEPQSSNSSDRVPTWMRK, from the coding sequence ATGCTGGATGATATTCGAGGTCGCTATGGCTCGGGGTTGGTACGCGATCTGCGCCCCCACCATATCCGCGCGGATCTTGAAGGCCGACCACCGCACCCTGCCAACAACCGCCTGAAATGCTGGCGCGGCCTGTGTCGCTGGTGGCAAGAGGCCGGGCTGGCCGAAGAAGATGCGGCAAGCCCGGTCCGCACGCGTCGCGTATTACCGACTGAAGGCCACCTGCCATGGTCGCGCGACGACATCGCAAAATTCCGCGCCAGATGGCCGCACGCAACATCACAACGCCTGGCGTTCGAGTTGCTGTTCTGGACGGGCGCGCGCATGTCGGATGCGGTGCGGCTGGGGCCGGGCATGGTCGACGCCGATGGCTGGCTGAGCTATCGGCAGTCGAAGACAGGCGGGAAGGTTGACGTTCCCTTTACCGCGGCAGCTCCAGAATGGGCCGAGCCATCTGATCGCGTCCATCTTTTTTCTGCCCTCAGGGAACAGGCCGACCGCCATGCGGTCTGGATGGTCACCGCCCAAGGCCGCCCCAGGTCAATCAAGGCGGCCAGCCAATGGTTTTCCGCAGCGGCGCGCGCCGCTGGCATAACGGGAGGGCGGTCGGCCCACGGACTGCGAAAGACCCGCGCCCAGATCATGGCCGAACGCGGTGCCACACCCGACCAGCGCGCCGCATGGCTGGGGCACGAGTCGCTGTCAGAGGTTCAGCACTATAGCCGCGGCGCGGATCGCCGACGAATGCTGGCGGGAACAGACCCCGAACCCCAAAGTTCCAACTCGTCGGATCGAGTTCCAACTTGGATGCGCAAGTAG
- a CDS encoding LacI family DNA-binding transcriptional regulator produces the protein MTADPPDRPRRPLTLRDVSEASGVSEMTVSRVLRQSGDVSAKTRARVLEAAKRLGYVPNRIAGGLASQRVNLVGVIIPSLSNMVFPEVLAGINEVLEDTPLQPVFGLSRYDPPHEEKVLFEMLSWRPSGLIVTGLEHSEATRAMLRAAGIPVVEILDLDGEPIDSVVGISHRRAGAEMARAIAAAGYRRIGFLGTKMPMDHRARKRFEGFTGALARAGLEIVDQEFYSGGSGLEKGREMTRALLDRHPDLDFLYFSNDMIAAGGLLYCLERGFDVPGKLGLAGFNGIELLSGLPLRPATMDIQRREIGRRAAKIIADCVEKGLPGKGERVALSPRIDPGDTLRADLARCGQAVRDQV, from the coding sequence GTGACCGCAGACCCGCCCGACAGACCGCGCCGACCGTTGACGCTGCGCGACGTGTCCGAAGCCTCGGGCGTCAGCGAAATGACGGTGAGCCGCGTGCTGCGGCAGAGCGGCGATGTCTCGGCAAAGACCCGTGCCCGGGTGCTCGAGGCGGCCAAGCGGCTGGGCTATGTGCCCAACCGCATCGCGGGCGGGCTGGCCAGCCAGCGGGTGAACCTGGTCGGGGTGATCATCCCGTCGCTGTCGAACATGGTCTTTCCCGAGGTGCTGGCAGGCATCAACGAGGTGCTCGAGGATACGCCGTTGCAGCCGGTCTTCGGCCTGTCGCGCTATGACCCGCCGCATGAGGAGAAGGTGCTGTTCGAGATGCTGTCCTGGCGGCCTTCGGGGCTGATCGTGACCGGGCTCGAACATTCCGAGGCGACCCGGGCGATGCTGCGCGCGGCGGGGATCCCGGTGGTCGAGATCCTCGATCTCGACGGCGAGCCCATCGACTCGGTTGTCGGCATTTCGCATCGCCGCGCCGGGGCCGAGATGGCGCGGGCCATCGCCGCGGCGGGCTATCGCCGGATCGGCTTTCTCGGCACCAAGATGCCGATGGACCACCGGGCGCGCAAACGGTTCGAGGGCTTCACCGGGGCGCTGGCCCGGGCGGGGCTCGAGATTGTCGACCAGGAATTCTATTCGGGCGGATCGGGGCTCGAGAAGGGGCGCGAGATGACGCGGGCGCTTCTGGACCGGCACCCGGATCTCGATTTTCTTTACTTCTCCAATGACATGATCGCGGCGGGCGGGCTGCTTTACTGTCTGGAGCGCGGCTTCGACGTGCCGGGCAAGCTGGGGCTGGCGGGCTTCAACGGCATCGAGCTGCTGAGCGGTCTGCCGCTGCGCCCGGCCACGATGGACATCCAGCGCCGCGAGATCGGCCGTCGCGCGGCAAAGATCATCGCGGATTGCGTCGAGAAGGGCCTGCCCGGCAAGGGCGAACGGGTGGCGCTGAGCCCGCGGATCGATCCGGGCGACACCCTGCGCGCCGACCTTGCCAGATGTGGACAAGCCGTCCGCGATCAGGTTTAA
- a CDS encoding glycosyltransferase family 2 protein: MPAVSIVIPMKNEAENVAFLLGEIAEACAALDSHEVIVVDDGSTDATAAIVADMMKTDPSLRLLRHPNSGGQSAAVHSGVLAARAPVVCTLDGDGQNPPAELPKLWAPLLADDTGRLGLVAGQRVGRQDTASKKWASRAANAIRSRLLKDGTRDTGCGLKGFRRDLFLTLPYFDHMHRYLPALFRRDGWEIALVDVSHRERHAGTSNYSNLQRALVGAHDLIGVSWLIRRRKKARAAEELPHGN; this comes from the coding sequence ATGCCAGCCGTTTCCATCGTCATCCCCATGAAGAACGAGGCCGAGAACGTGGCCTTCCTTCTGGGAGAAATCGCCGAGGCCTGCGCGGCGCTCGACAGCCATGAGGTGATCGTCGTCGACGACGGCTCGACCGATGCCACCGCGGCCATCGTCGCCGACATGATGAAGACCGACCCGTCGCTGCGCCTGCTGCGCCACCCGAATTCCGGCGGGCAGAGCGCGGCCGTCCATAGCGGCGTGCTGGCGGCGCGCGCGCCGGTGGTCTGCACGCTCGATGGCGACGGCCAGAACCCGCCCGCCGAGCTGCCGAAGCTCTGGGCGCCGCTCCTGGCTGACGATACCGGCCGGCTGGGCCTGGTGGCGGGCCAGCGCGTCGGGCGGCAGGATACCGCCTCGAAGAAATGGGCCTCGCGCGCGGCCAATGCGATCCGGAGCCGGCTGCTGAAGGACGGCACCCGCGATACCGGTTGCGGTCTCAAGGGCTTCCGGCGCGACCTGTTCCTGACGCTGCCCTATTTCGATCACATGCACCGCTATCTGCCCGCGCTGTTCCGGCGCGACGGCTGGGAGATCGCGCTGGTCGATGTCAGCCATCGCGAGCGCCATGCCGGGACGTCGAATTACAGCAACCTGCAGCGCGCGCTGGTCGGTGCCCATGACCTGATCGGGGTGTCCTGGCTGATCCGCCGCCGCAAGAAGGCGCGGGCCGCCGAGGAGCTGCCTCATGGCAATTGA
- a CDS encoding lipid-A-disaccharide synthase N-terminal domain-containing protein → MAIETVFGWLHVHSWVEFWWVVVGLGGQLMFTARFLVQWIASERARNSVVPVAFWYFSMAGGLILLAYAIYRKDPVFILGQVTGVFIYTRNLWLIHAHRRRNA, encoded by the coding sequence ATGGCAATTGAGACCGTCTTCGGCTGGCTGCATGTCCACAGCTGGGTCGAATTCTGGTGGGTCGTTGTCGGGCTGGGCGGCCAGCTCATGTTCACCGCGCGCTTCCTCGTGCAATGGATCGCCTCGGAACGCGCCCGCAACTCGGTCGTGCCGGTGGCCTTCTGGTATTTCTCGATGGCGGGCGGGCTGATCCTTCTGGCCTATGCGATCTACCGCAAGGACCCGGTCTTCATCCTCGGTCAGGTGACCGGGGTCTTCATCTACACCCGCAATCTCTGGCTGATACATGCGCACCGGCGCCGCAACGCCTGA
- a CDS encoding ArnT family glycosyltransferase gives MRTGAATPDRHGWLGPAAAVVLAVTALRVWLLWLNRMDLFVDEAQYWLWGRELAFGYYSKPPMIGWVIRAATELAGSDAPFWVRLPAPLFHAATALILGRIAAGLWGARAAIWVALGYVTLPMVAVGSILISTDTIMFPFLALALGFWIKMLSRPGSAPGWALAAGVALGLAFLSKYAAIYYPLCAALAALLIPSARPRLRDAGLALLAFAATISPNVIWNLQNGMTTLEHTLDNADWVRAPSERAGFDISGLTEFLGSQFAVFGPVLFAALLWGVLRWARQDAPTRLMLVFALPVVAIVSVEALLSGAYANWAAAAYLAGTLAVLPRLGRGWRISSFAINGTVALALPVLGVFAPVASLGGHPLLERYLGRADMSTTILDIAEADGDSAIMADNRDLLADLFYTGRDRGVSIYAPPPAGRAPNHYALRHALPDDLEGDVLYVAGGTPPACAEGVTPLADLAPETGAYRGKRIRIFRLPASCWNG, from the coding sequence ATGCGCACCGGCGCCGCAACGCCTGATCGTCACGGCTGGCTGGGACCGGCCGCGGCCGTCGTTCTGGCCGTGACCGCGCTCCGGGTCTGGCTGCTCTGGCTGAACCGGATGGACCTTTTCGTCGACGAGGCCCAGTACTGGCTTTGGGGGCGCGAGCTGGCCTTCGGCTATTATTCGAAACCGCCGATGATCGGCTGGGTGATCCGGGCCGCGACTGAGCTTGCCGGCAGCGATGCGCCGTTCTGGGTGCGGTTGCCGGCGCCGCTGTTTCATGCCGCGACGGCACTGATCCTCGGCCGGATCGCGGCCGGGCTCTGGGGCGCGCGCGCGGCGATATGGGTGGCGCTGGGCTATGTCACGCTGCCGATGGTGGCGGTGGGCTCGATCCTGATCTCGACCGATACAATCATGTTCCCGTTCCTGGCGCTGGCGCTGGGCTTCTGGATCAAGATGCTGTCGCGGCCGGGTTCCGCACCGGGCTGGGCGCTGGCCGCGGGCGTGGCGCTGGGGCTGGCCTTCCTCTCGAAATACGCGGCGATCTATTATCCGCTTTGTGCCGCGCTGGCGGCCTTGCTGATCCCCTCCGCGCGGCCAAGGCTGCGCGATGCCGGGCTGGCGCTTCTGGCCTTCGCGGCGACGATCTCGCCCAATGTCATCTGGAACCTGCAGAACGGCATGACCACGCTCGAGCACACGCTCGACAATGCCGACTGGGTGCGCGCGCCGTCGGAGCGGGCGGGCTTCGACATTTCGGGCTTGACCGAGTTTCTGGGCAGCCAGTTCGCGGTCTTCGGACCGGTGCTGTTCGCGGCGCTGCTCTGGGGCGTCCTGCGCTGGGCGCGGCAGGATGCGCCGACCCGGCTGATGCTGGTCTTCGCGCTGCCTGTCGTGGCCATCGTCTCGGTCGAGGCACTGCTGTCGGGGGCCTATGCCAACTGGGCCGCGGCCGCTTATCTGGCGGGGACGCTGGCGGTGCTGCCGCGCCTTGGCCGGGGCTGGCGGATCAGCTCTTTCGCGATCAACGGAACCGTGGCGCTGGCGCTGCCTGTCCTGGGGGTCTTCGCCCCGGTGGCGAGCCTTGGCGGTCACCCGCTGCTCGAACGCTATCTCGGCCGCGCCGATATGAGCACCACGATCCTCGACATCGCCGAGGCGGACGGGGACAGCGCGATCATGGCCGACAATCGCGACCTGCTGGCCGATCTCTTCTATACCGGGCGCGACCGCGGCGTCTCGATATATGCGCCGCCGCCGGCCGGGCGCGCACCCAACCATTACGCGCTGCGCCATGCGCTGCCGGACGACCTCGAGGGCGATGTCCTCTATGTCGCGGGGGGCACTCCTCCTGCCTGTGCCGAGGGGGTGACGCCGCTGGCCGATCTCGCCCCCGAGACCGGCGCCTATCGCGGCAAGCGGATCCGGATCTTCCGGCTTCCGGCCAGTTGCTGGAACGGCTGA
- a CDS encoding ribonuclease HII, translating into MTAVRPDFSLETEAFARGVRLVAGVDEVGRGPLAGPVMAAAVCLVAEDIPDGLRDSKTLSARRREGLAAEIHARALVGLGEASTGEIEEMNILQASHLAMCRALAALPAMPDLALIDGNRMPRALPCDGLCLVKGDARCLSIAAASIVAKVARDAVMTELAQHWPGYGWERNAGYPTRQHLQALRDLGVSPHHRRSFRPVHNILWQEKSVNP; encoded by the coding sequence ATGACTGCCGTTCGTCCCGATTTCTCGCTGGAAACCGAAGCCTTCGCCCGCGGTGTGCGCCTTGTCGCCGGGGTCGACGAGGTCGGCCGCGGCCCGCTGGCCGGGCCGGTCATGGCCGCCGCCGTCTGTCTTGTCGCCGAGGACATCCCCGACGGGCTGCGCGATTCGAAGACGCTGAGCGCGCGTCGCCGCGAGGGGCTTGCCGCCGAAATCCACGCGCGTGCGCTGGTCGGGCTGGGCGAGGCCAGCACCGGCGAGATCGAGGAGATGAACATCCTCCAGGCCAGCCATCTGGCGATGTGCCGGGCGCTGGCCGCGTTGCCCGCCATGCCCGATCTCGCCCTGATCGACGGCAACAGAATGCCCAGGGCGCTGCCCTGCGACGGCCTCTGCCTCGTCAAGGGCGATGCGCGCTGCCTGTCGATCGCGGCCGCCTCGATCGTGGCCAAGGTCGCCCGCGACGCGGTGATGACGGAGCTTGCGCAACACTGGCCGGGCTATGGCTGGGAGCGGAACGCGGGCTATCCGACCAGGCAGCATCTGCAGGCGCTCCGAGATCTGGGGGTCAGCCCACACCATAGACGTTCGTTCAGGCCGGTGCACAATATCTTGTGGCAAGAAAAAAGCGTAAACCCCTGA
- a CDS encoding site-specific DNA-methyltransferase gives MTRTKGAPELPLNTILSGDCIAEMNSLPEGSVDLIFADPPYNLQLKGALHRPDNSKVDAVDNDWDRFDSFAAYDRFTHDWLAAARRVLKPNGAIWVIGSYHNVFRMGAELQNLGFWILNDVVWRKSNPMPNFRGKRLTNAHETLIWASKSEGAKYTFNYEALKALNEGVQMRSDWVLPICTGHERLKDDKGDKAHPTQKPESLLHRVLLATTNPGDVVLDPFFGTGTTGAVAKMLGRDFIGIEREEAYRKVAERRLAKVRKFDREALVVSASKRAEPRVPFGQLVERGLLRPGEVLMSPRGKTAKVRADGTLVGEAVTGSIHQVGAAFEGAPSCNGWTYWHYHREGQMVPIDVLRQQVRAQMHD, from the coding sequence ATGACCAGGACCAAGGGAGCGCCCGAGCTCCCGCTCAACACGATTTTGTCCGGCGATTGCATCGCGGAGATGAACAGCCTTCCCGAAGGCTCCGTCGATCTGATCTTTGCCGATCCGCCCTACAACCTGCAGCTGAAGGGCGCATTGCACCGCCCCGACAATTCCAAGGTCGATGCGGTCGATAACGATTGGGACCGCTTCGACAGCTTTGCCGCCTATGACCGCTTTACCCATGACTGGCTGGCCGCCGCGCGCCGGGTGCTGAAACCCAATGGCGCGATCTGGGTGATCGGCAGCTATCACAACGTGTTCCGGATGGGCGCCGAGCTGCAGAATCTGGGCTTCTGGATTCTCAACGACGTGGTCTGGCGCAAGTCGAACCCGATGCCGAATTTCCGCGGCAAGCGGCTGACCAACGCCCATGAGACGCTGATCTGGGCCTCGAAATCGGAAGGCGCGAAATACACCTTCAATTACGAGGCGCTCAAGGCGCTCAACGAGGGCGTGCAGATGCGCTCGGACTGGGTGCTGCCGATCTGCACCGGGCATGAGCGGCTGAAGGACGACAAGGGCGACAAGGCGCATCCGACCCAGAAGCCCGAATCGCTTTTGCACCGGGTGCTGCTGGCGACGACCAATCCCGGCGATGTGGTGCTCGATCCGTTCTTCGGCACCGGCACCACCGGCGCCGTCGCCAAGATGCTGGGCCGCGACTTCATCGGCATCGAGCGCGAAGAGGCCTATCGCAAGGTCGCGGAACGGCGTCTGGCCAAGGTGCGCAAGTTCGACCGCGAGGCGCTGGTCGTCTCGGCCTCGAAACGCGCCGAGCCCCGGGTGCCCTTCGGCCAGCTGGTCGAGCGCGGGCTGCTGCGTCCGGGCGAGGTGCTGATGTCGCCGCGCGGCAAGACCGCCAAGGTGCGGGCCGACGGCACGCTGGTGGGCGAGGCGGTGACCGGCTCGATCCATCAGGTCGGCGCCGCCTTCGAGGGCGCGCCCAGCTGCAATGGCTGGACCTACTGGCATTACCACCGCGAGGGCCAGATGGTGCCGATCGACGTGCTGCGCCAGCAGGTCCGCGCCCAGATGCACGACTGA
- a CDS encoding NAD(P)-dependent oxidoreductase yields the protein MKLLVIGASKGIGLETVRYALGRGHDIRAFAPSAQSIEIDDPKLEKLTGDARNAAEVKAAVEGVDAVIVALGLPKTLPAMMRKTTLFSDTTRVLLSAMSAAGVRRLLAVTGFGAGDSKAKMSTVEKLGFKAVLARAYADKTAQERLIRESGLDWTIVRPGILTSTAPSHDYEVHVEPETWHNGLISRGDVAHFLVHAAEDGSYLRDAPVLTR from the coding sequence ATGAAACTGTTGGTGATCGGAGCAAGCAAGGGGATCGGCCTCGAGACCGTGCGCTATGCGCTGGGCCGCGGCCATGACATCCGCGCCTTCGCGCCAAGCGCGCAATCCATCGAGATCGACGATCCGAAGCTGGAAAAGCTTACCGGCGACGCGCGCAACGCGGCCGAGGTCAAGGCTGCGGTCGAGGGGGTCGATGCGGTGATCGTCGCGCTGGGCCTGCCTAAGACGCTGCCCGCGATGATGCGGAAGACGACGCTGTTCTCGGACACGACCCGGGTGCTGCTTTCCGCGATGTCGGCGGCCGGGGTCCGGCGCCTGCTGGCGGTGACGGGATTCGGTGCGGGCGACAGCAAGGCGAAGATGAGCACCGTCGAGAAGCTGGGCTTCAAGGCGGTGCTGGCGCGGGCCTATGCCGACAAGACCGCGCAGGAACGGCTGATCCGCGAATCAGGGCTGGACTGGACCATCGTCCGGCCGGGCATCCTGACCTCGACCGCGCCCAGCCATGACTATGAGGTGCATGTCGAGCCCGAGACCTGGCATAACGGGCTGATCTCGCGCGGCGATGTCGCGCATTTCCTCGTCCATGCCGCCGAGGATGGCAGCTATCTGCGCGATGCGCCGGTGCTGACCCGCTGA
- the mutY gene encoding A/G-specific adenine glycosylase: MRDETLSAELLAWYDRHARDLPWRVGPAARAGGAQPDPYRVWLSEVMLQQTTVAAVKDYFHRFTTRWPDVGALAAAEDADVMGEWAGLGYYARARNLLKCARAVASEHGGRFPDSHAALLSLPGIGPYTAAAIAAIAFDRPETVVDGNVERVMSRLYAVETPLPTAKPELTAHAARLTPVERPGDHAQAVMDLGATICTPRNPACGICPWQAPCRARTAGIAAELPRKLPKKPKPIRFGIAYLGRRSDGAWLLERRPASGLLGGMLGWPGTDWAETVPAPAPPVEADWHPLGAEVRHTFTHFHLRLALCVAELGPDCTPGRGQFLPPDAFRPSDLPTVMRKAFDLARTAFATA, encoded by the coding sequence TTGCGTGACGAGACGTTGAGTGCCGAGCTTCTGGCCTGGTACGACCGCCATGCCCGCGACCTGCCCTGGCGGGTCGGACCGGCGGCGCGGGCCGGGGGCGCACAGCCCGATCCCTACCGGGTCTGGCTGTCCGAGGTGATGCTGCAGCAGACCACCGTCGCCGCGGTGAAGGACTATTTCCACCGCTTCACGACCCGTTGGCCCGATGTCGGCGCGCTGGCCGCGGCCGAGGATGCCGATGTGATGGGCGAATGGGCGGGGCTTGGCTATTACGCACGGGCGCGGAACCTTCTGAAATGCGCCCGTGCGGTGGCCTCCGAGCATGGCGGGCGGTTTCCCGACAGTCACGCGGCGCTGCTGAGCCTGCCCGGGATCGGCCCCTATACCGCCGCGGCCATCGCCGCCATCGCCTTCGACCGGCCCGAAACCGTGGTCGACGGCAATGTCGAGCGGGTGATGTCCCGGCTCTACGCGGTCGAGACCCCGCTGCCCACCGCCAAGCCCGAACTGACCGCCCATGCCGCCCGGCTGACGCCTGTCGAGCGGCCCGGCGATCATGCCCAGGCGGTGATGGATCTCGGTGCCACGATCTGCACGCCCCGCAACCCCGCCTGCGGGATCTGCCCCTGGCAGGCGCCCTGCAGGGCGCGGACCGCCGGTATCGCGGCCGAGCTGCCGCGGAAGCTGCCGAAAAAGCCCAAGCCCATCCGCTTCGGCATCGCCTATCTCGGCCGCCGCAGCGATGGCGCCTGGCTGCTGGAACGCCGCCCTGCCTCGGGGCTGCTGGGCGGCATGCTGGGCTGGCCCGGCACCGACTGGGCCGAGACCGTGCCCGCGCCCGCCCCGCCCGTCGAGGCCGACTGGCATCCGCTGGGGGCCGAAGTACGCCATACCTTCACCCATTTCCACCTGCGGCTTGCGCTTTGCGTGGCCGAGCTTGGCCCCGATTGCACGCCCGGGCGCGGGCAGTTCCTTCCGCCCGACGCCTTCCGCCCCTCGGACCTGCCGACGGTGATGCGCAAGGCTTTCGACCTGGCCCGGACCGCCTTCGCCACCGCCTGA
- a CDS encoding DUF721 domain-containing protein, translated as MRGFERASMLLSGRIRRAGEKRGFAVARLLTHWPEVVGDEIARVCRPVEVRYGRKEGFGATLTLLTTGAHAPLLEMQKEDIREKVNACYGYAAISRIRLTQTAPTGFAEGQAAFAPAPRPVAPPPDPGTVAVASDLTVEVHDEGLRAALQDLGTRVLSRPKR; from the coding sequence ATGCGCGGGTTCGAAAGGGCCTCGATGCTGCTTTCGGGACGGATCCGGCGGGCCGGCGAAAAGCGCGGCTTCGCGGTCGCGCGTCTGCTGACCCACTGGCCCGAGGTGGTCGGCGACGAGATCGCGCGGGTCTGCCGCCCGGTCGAGGTGCGCTATGGCCGCAAGGAGGGTTTCGGTGCCACGCTTACCCTGCTGACGACCGGGGCCCATGCGCCCCTGCTCGAGATGCAGAAGGAAGACATCCGCGAGAAGGTGAATGCCTGCTATGGCTATGCCGCCATTTCCCGCATCCGTCTGACCCAGACCGCGCCGACCGGCTTTGCCGAGGGCCAGGCCGCCTTCGCCCCGGCCCCGCGCCCGGTCGCGCCCCCGCCCGATCCCGGTACCGTCGCCGTGGCCTCGGACCTGACGGTCGAGGTCCATGACGAGGGGCTGAGGGCCGCCCTGCAAGATCTCGGGACACGGGTTCTGTCCCGTCCGAAACGCTAA
- a CDS encoding DsbA family protein, with product MIRKLTLSLGLAALSTLGLGLAPAPLLSSAAWAEETPDVAPFTLGDPNAPIELEEFASFTCGHCAHFHEDVFKRLKADYIDTGKVHFTYREVYWDPYAVWAGLLARCGGEMRFFGIVSMLYEKQKDWIDPKDPQKTSENLRRIGQTAGLSEDAMNQCLTDAALAKALSENSDKTVDAAGVTGTPSMVIDGQLYKNMSYRDLKEILDEKLAG from the coding sequence ATGATCCGCAAACTGACGCTGTCGCTCGGCCTGGCCGCGCTTTCGACGCTGGGTCTGGGCCTTGCCCCGGCGCCGCTGCTTTCCTCTGCCGCCTGGGCCGAGGAAACGCCGGATGTGGCGCCCTTCACCCTGGGTGATCCGAACGCGCCGATCGAGCTGGAGGAATTCGCCTCCTTCACCTGCGGCCACTGCGCGCATTTCCACGAGGACGTGTTCAAGCGGCTGAAGGCCGATTACATCGATACCGGCAAGGTCCATTTCACCTATCGCGAGGTCTATTGGGACCCTTACGCGGTCTGGGCCGGTCTTCTGGCGCGCTGCGGCGGCGAGATGCGGTTCTTCGGCATCGTTTCGATGCTGTACGAAAAGCAGAAGGACTGGATCGACCCGAAGGACCCGCAGAAGACCTCCGAGAACCTGCGCCGGATCGGCCAGACCGCGGGGCTCAGCGAGGACGCGATGAACCAGTGCCTCACCGATGCCGCGCTGGCCAAGGCGCTCAGCGAGAATTCGGACAAGACGGTCGATGCGGCCGGGGTGACCGGCACGCCCTCGATGGTGATCGACGGGCAGCTCTACAAGAACATGAGCTATCGCGACCTCAAGGAAATCCTCGACGAGAAGCTGGCCGGCTGA
- a CDS encoding CaiB/BaiF CoA transferase family protein, whose translation MPAPLSGLKVVELARILAGPWAGQILADLGAEVIKVEAPEGDDTRRWGPPFVTRDDGTREAAYFHACNRGKRSVTADFRTPEGQALVRGLVAGADIVIENFKVGGLAKYGLDYAGLSAVNPRLIYCSITGFGQDGPYAHRAGYDYIIQGMSGLMSITGETDGQPQRVGVAVADVFTGIYAATAILAAVHQRAETGRGQQVDMALFDVATAITANQAMNYLTTGTAPGRLGNTHPNLAPYQVFDCADGHAIVAVGNDAQFGRLCGLLGLPELAADPRFASNADRVAHREALTEALTEATRTRNKADLLAACEAQGVPAGPINRMDEVFADPQIRHRGLVVENDGLPGVRTPIRFSEAGLVLDRAAPRLDQDGAEIRAGLSDPSPAPAGRTPRR comes from the coding sequence ATGCCCGCGCCCCTCTCGGGTCTGAAGGTCGTCGAACTGGCGCGGATCCTGGCCGGCCCCTGGGCGGGCCAGATCCTTGCCGATCTCGGCGCCGAGGTGATCAAGGTCGAGGCCCCGGAGGGCGACGATACCCGCCGCTGGGGGCCGCCCTTCGTCACCCGCGACGACGGCACCCGCGAGGCGGCCTATTTCCACGCCTGCAATCGCGGCAAGCGGTCCGTCACGGCCGATTTCCGCACCCCCGAGGGCCAGGCGCTGGTCCGCGGGCTGGTGGCCGGGGCCGATATCGTCATCGAGAATTTCAAGGTCGGGGGGCTCGCGAAATACGGGCTCGACTATGCCGGCCTGTCGGCGGTCAATCCGCGGCTGATCTATTGCTCGATCACCGGCTTCGGGCAGGACGGCCCCTATGCCCATCGCGCGGGCTATGACTACATCATCCAGGGCATGTCGGGGCTGATGTCGATCACCGGCGAGACCGATGGCCAGCCGCAAAGGGTCGGCGTCGCGGTCGCCGATGTCTTCACCGGCATCTATGCCGCGACCGCGATCCTTGCCGCCGTTCATCAGCGTGCCGAGACCGGCCGGGGCCAGCAGGTCGACATGGCGCTTTTCGACGTGGCGACCGCGATCACCGCCAATCAGGCGATGAACTACCTCACCACCGGCACGGCTCCCGGCCGCCTCGGCAATACCCATCCCAATCTTGCGCCCTATCAGGTCTTCGACTGCGCCGACGGCCATGCCATCGTCGCGGTCGGAAATGACGCGCAATTCGGCCGGCTCTGCGGCCTTCTGGGCCTGCCAGAACTGGCCGCCGATCCGCGTTTCGCCAGCAATGCCGACCGGGTGGCGCATCGCGAGGCGCTGACCGAGGCCCTGACCGAGGCGACGCGGACCCGCAACAAGGCCGATCTGCTGGCCGCCTGCGAGGCCCAGGGCGTGCCCGCCGGGCCGATCAACCGCATGGACGAGGTCTTTGCCGATCCGCAGATCCGCCATCGCGGTCTGGTGGTCGAGAATGACGGTCTGCCGGGGGTACGCACGCCGATCCGGTTCTCGGAGGCCGGGCTGGTGCTCGATCGCGCCGCGCCCCGGCTCGATCAGGACGGCGCCGAGATAAGGGCCGGGCTCAGCGACCCGAGCCCAGCCCCAGCCGGTCGAACGCCGCGTCGATAG